One region of Limnospira fusiformis SAG 85.79 genomic DNA includes:
- a CDS encoding FAD-dependent hydroxylase has translation MVVNELLAAESIIAESVKGEGDYDIAIVGGGIVGATVACSLRNSGLRIALIEPQPKAIAASRRQAYALTLQTGRILDDIGVWGDILPKITTFYQISLSDSDHPNVINFEPRDLGTEALGYVGEHSIILTAMQRFLEDCAEVHWWCPATVKQVNYYSDRAEIEVENGEGIKTIKARLVLAADGAKSPLREASGIKTKGWKYWQSCIAFTIQTEKHHNNVAFEKFWSSGPMGVLPLPGNRCQVVLTAPHSQAHEWQKMDKGEFLELLEYRTGGVLGRLELLSDRIVFPVQLMQSDRYVNHRLALVGDAAHCCHPVGGQGLNMGIRDAGAIAEIVKKAYQAGEDIGDMKTLNRYQKWRRGENLLILGFTDFLDRMFSGNWRPKVILRRWGLWGLKKIRPLRYLSLRIMTGLFGRAPQITECK, from the coding sequence ATGGTAGTAAATGAATTGTTAGCAGCAGAATCGATAATAGCAGAATCGGTGAAGGGTGAGGGAGACTATGATATAGCAATTGTGGGGGGTGGTATTGTGGGGGCGACAGTAGCGTGTAGCCTAAGAAATTCTGGGTTAAGAATAGCACTAATTGAACCTCAGCCAAAAGCGATCGCCGCCAGTCGTCGCCAAGCCTATGCTTTAACGTTACAAACTGGGCGCATTTTAGATGATATCGGGGTGTGGGGAGACATTCTCCCCAAAATAACGACATTTTATCAAATTAGTCTGAGTGATAGCGATCATCCAAATGTGATCAATTTTGAACCGAGGGACTTAGGGACGGAAGCATTAGGATATGTGGGAGAACATTCGATTATCCTAACAGCAATGCAAAGGTTTCTGGAAGATTGCGCCGAGGTGCATTGGTGGTGTCCAGCGACAGTGAAACAAGTTAATTATTATAGCGATCGCGCCGAAATCGAGGTAGAAAATGGGGAGGGAATTAAGACCATTAAAGCGAGGTTAGTCCTAGCTGCTGATGGTGCTAAATCTCCCTTGCGTGAAGCCTCTGGAATTAAGACGAAAGGTTGGAAATATTGGCAGTCCTGTATAGCGTTTACGATTCAAACAGAAAAACATCATAATAATGTAGCATTTGAAAAATTCTGGTCAAGCGGACCGATGGGAGTTTTGCCGCTACCGGGAAATCGCTGTCAAGTGGTGTTAACTGCGCCCCATAGCCAAGCCCATGAGTGGCAAAAAATGGATAAAGGGGAGTTTTTGGAATTGCTAGAATATCGGACGGGTGGAGTTTTGGGGCGCTTAGAATTATTGAGCGATCGCATAGTGTTTCCCGTGCAATTGATGCAAAGCGATCGCTATGTTAATCATAGATTAGCGTTAGTAGGAGATGCGGCGCATTGTTGTCACCCGGTGGGAGGTCAAGGGTTAAATATGGGGATTCGTGATGCTGGTGCGATCGCCGAAATTGTGAAAAAGGCTTATCAAGCGGGTGAAGATATTGGCGACATGAAAACTCTCAACCGATATCAGAAATGGCGGCGGGGAGAAAACCTGTTAATTTTGGGGTTTACGGATTTTCTGGATCGGATGTTTTCGGGGAATTGGCGACCTAAAGTTATCTTGCGTCGTTGGGGACTTTGGGGATTAAAAAAAATCCGACCTTTGCGTTATTTGTCATTACGAATAATGACGGGATTATTTGGACGCGCGCCCCAAATTACTGAATGTAAGTAA
- a CDS encoding SirB1 family protein, giving the protein MTFAEPRQQFYEEISQPENQIDLAKAALYIAREHQPYFNHLEYLQHLDRMAADVLERLEKPAYPLRIIKAINHYLYDELGFRGNRTEYYDPKNSFFNQVIDRRTGIPITMSLVYLEIAKRMDFPMVGIGMPGHFLIKPEFEDAGIYVDAFGRGEVLFPEDCELRLSEIYGQPMKLRPEFLNPIAPRQFLRRMLQNLKAIYMNVGEFEEALKVVERIVILSPDDIKEKRDRGLIYYQLYRWSEARCDLEDYLNHLPTAQDAGIIQQLLDRMDLDI; this is encoded by the coding sequence ATGACTTTTGCGGAACCAAGACAACAGTTTTATGAGGAGATTAGCCAGCCAGAAAATCAAATAGATTTGGCTAAGGCTGCCCTATATATTGCCCGAGAACATCAGCCATATTTTAACCATTTAGAATATCTGCAACACTTAGATAGGATGGCGGCGGATGTGTTAGAGAGACTGGAAAAGCCGGCCTATCCCCTGCGGATAATTAAGGCGATTAATCATTACCTTTATGATGAATTAGGATTTCGGGGTAATCGGACTGAATACTATGACCCGAAAAATAGCTTTTTCAATCAGGTGATAGACCGTCGGACTGGTATTCCGATTACGATGTCCTTGGTGTATTTAGAGATAGCGAAACGCATGGATTTTCCGATGGTGGGAATTGGGATGCCGGGACATTTTCTGATTAAGCCAGAATTTGAAGATGCGGGGATTTATGTTGATGCGTTTGGACGGGGAGAAGTGCTATTCCCCGAGGACTGTGAGCTGAGATTGTCGGAAATTTATGGACAGCCGATGAAATTACGGCCGGAATTTCTCAATCCGATCGCACCACGGCAATTTTTAAGGCGGATGCTGCAAAATCTGAAGGCAATTTATATGAATGTTGGGGAATTTGAGGAGGCGCTGAAGGTAGTGGAGAGGATTGTGATCTTGTCTCCTGATGATATTAAAGAAAAGCGCGATCGCGGTCTTATTTACTATCAACTGTATCGCTGGTCAGAGGCTCGCTGTGACTTAGAAGATTATCTTAACCACCTTCCAACTGCTCAGGATGCTGGTATAATTCAGCAGTTACTAGATAGAATGGACTTGGATATCTGA
- a CDS encoding DUF167 domain-containing protein translates to MAFFNIQVKPNSPQQLIRKEADGSLTVYLKSPPVDGKANQELIKLLAKKLDVPKSNIKIKSGLSSRRKLVEIS, encoded by the coding sequence ATGGCTTTTTTTAATATTCAAGTTAAACCCAATTCCCCACAGCAACTTATCCGAAAAGAAGCAGACGGTAGCCTAACCGTCTATCTCAAATCGCCACCAGTTGACGGGAAAGCAAATCAAGAATTAATTAAACTCCTCGCTAAAAAACTAGATGTTCCCAAATCTAACATTAAGATAAAATCTGGCTTATCTTCCCGCCGTAAATTAGTAGAAATTAGTTAA
- the petN gene encoding cytochrome b6-f complex subunit PetN: MDILSLGWVGLLVVFTFSISMVVWGRNGF, encoded by the coding sequence ATGGATATTTTGTCATTAGGTTGGGTTGGATTGTTAGTCGTCTTTACTTTCTCCATTTCAATGGTTGTCTGGGGTCGTAACGGCTTTTAG
- a CDS encoding ABC transporter substrate-binding protein → MIINRRQFLKTSAFLGGSLLLDKLRGPAAVAANELATHPDQIIMQLDWKYNAQFAGVLLADYYNLYKSSGLAVEIRPGETAMIVTNQVAKNPAIIGCCEQDIIMNAQIAGQPIKAIATMFQNSPLGLMSMPNSQIYDLQDLIGKRVGMEGESYSIMQMAMGYDNIPSHAIEIILVSGEEKHDLLLRGEVDAVQCYIVDEPIGFAAKTGITPNIIKFSDYGYDAYVQVIFAHNELLQYHPEIVQKFLEVTFAGWRLALDDVEKAAKIIVNNYAEPGGEYDDLDYQIASLKQVANYVTGGLTDKNLGKINSDRWQSMAAKFEKYGIINDVPLFSNSVDDRFIN, encoded by the coding sequence ATGATTATCAATCGTCGCCAATTTTTAAAAACTTCTGCTTTTCTGGGGGGGTCTTTACTGCTAGATAAGTTGAGAGGTCCGGCGGCTGTAGCTGCTAATGAGTTAGCTACACACCCTGATCAAATTATTATGCAGTTAGACTGGAAATATAATGCCCAATTTGCTGGGGTGTTGCTGGCTGATTATTATAATCTCTATAAAAGCAGTGGTTTGGCGGTAGAAATTAGACCGGGAGAAACGGCGATGATTGTAACTAATCAAGTAGCCAAAAATCCGGCGATTATTGGTTGTTGTGAACAGGATATTATTATGAATGCCCAAATTGCGGGTCAACCGATAAAAGCTATAGCTACGATGTTCCAAAATTCCCCTTTGGGGTTAATGTCGATGCCAAATAGTCAGATTTATGACTTACAAGATTTAATCGGGAAACGGGTAGGAATGGAGGGGGAAAGTTACTCGATTATGCAAATGGCTATGGGTTATGATAACATCCCCTCCCATGCCATTGAAATTATCCTAGTTTCAGGAGAGGAAAAACATGATCTGCTACTGAGGGGTGAAGTAGATGCTGTACAATGTTATATTGTAGACGAACCGATTGGATTTGCTGCCAAAACCGGGATTACACCTAACATTATTAAATTTAGTGATTATGGTTATGATGCCTATGTTCAGGTAATTTTTGCCCATAATGAACTATTACAATACCACCCGGAAATAGTGCAGAAATTTTTAGAGGTGACATTTGCGGGTTGGCGGTTGGCTTTGGATGATGTGGAAAAGGCGGCGAAAATTATTGTTAATAATTATGCAGAACCCGGTGGAGAGTATGACGATTTAGATTATCAAATAGCTTCTCTGAAACAGGTAGCTAATTATGTCACTGGGGGACTTACAGATAAGAATTTAGGGAAAATAAATAGCGATCGCTGGCAAAGTATGGCTGCCAAATTCGAGAAGTATGGTATCATAAATGATGTGCCATTATTCTCTAATTCAGTAGATGATAGATTTATCAATTAA
- the pstA gene encoding phosphate ABC transporter permease PstA, which translates to MDNLGRQPSFPSEGDSFDISEKTMARHRRLVGRVLTVLTMVFAATVVIPLLWVLVSVFQKGVGALVFPDIFTKLPPPPGLSEGGFGHAIIGSLMTLGIATMIAVPFGVIAAIYLAEFGRGTKLAYLVKFSCNVLTGVPAILCGLFAYSIVVRPMGGFSAFSGGVALAVLMLPIIIRSTEEALLLVPNEMRLAATGIGATRFQTVVQIVLPAALTSIVTGVVLSVARASGEAAPLLFTSFNNNFWAANVWEPVATLPILIYFFSIIPYKASQALAWAAALVLLSLVLIFSVLARYFSRKKTF; encoded by the coding sequence ATGGATAATCTAGGTCGTCAGCCTTCCTTTCCTTCTGAAGGCGATAGTTTCGATATCAGCGAGAAAACCATGGCTCGCCATCGCCGTCTCGTGGGACGGGTCTTAACAGTCTTAACCATGGTCTTTGCAGCCACAGTTGTCATTCCCTTGCTGTGGGTCCTCGTTAGCGTCTTTCAAAAAGGCGTAGGCGCTTTAGTCTTTCCCGATATCTTCACTAAATTACCACCCCCTCCCGGCCTCTCTGAGGGCGGTTTTGGTCATGCCATTATCGGTAGCTTAATGACCCTCGGAATTGCTACCATGATTGCTGTTCCCTTTGGTGTCATTGCCGCTATTTATCTAGCCGAGTTCGGTCGCGGCACTAAGTTAGCCTACTTGGTCAAGTTCTCCTGTAACGTACTTACCGGGGTTCCCGCCATTTTATGTGGCTTATTTGCTTACTCCATTGTCGTCAGACCCATGGGAGGATTTTCCGCTTTTTCCGGTGGGGTCGCTTTGGCTGTCTTGATGTTACCCATTATTATTCGCTCTACCGAAGAGGCTTTGTTATTGGTTCCTAATGAAATGCGGTTAGCTGCCACTGGTATTGGGGCTACCCGATTTCAAACTGTAGTGCAAATTGTCTTACCCGCCGCCCTAACTTCTATTGTCACAGGTGTTGTTCTCTCTGTCGCCCGCGCCTCTGGAGAAGCTGCACCCTTACTGTTTACCTCCTTTAACAATAACTTCTGGGCTGCTAATGTTTGGGAACCAGTTGCTACCCTACCTATCTTGATTTACTTTTTCTCGATTATTCCCTACAAAGCATCTCAGGCTTTGGCTTGGGCCGCCGCTTTGGTCCTGTTGTCACTTGTCCTTATTTTCAGCGTTTTAGCCCGCTATTTCAGCCGCAAAAAAACCTTTTAA
- the pstS gene encoding phosphate ABC transporter substrate-binding protein PstS → MVLNRKVLLAVASLPILLGATACAPGPQEGETRGQRISISGAGATFPAPLFQRWFDAYNRQVDPNVQVSYQSVGSGAGLEQYINGTVDFGASEAPITDSATRTESFIAAHGHDPIQLPLTGGFVSFSYNLPGVENLQLRLSRQAYCGIVTGQITQWTDPAIAADNPNLNLPNLPIIFAHRSDGSGTTFVFTNHINTVCPDWPAGVGTSVDWPIGIGGQGNEGVAAAIQQNEGAIGFLSYAYAALNNIDSALIENQAGNFITPSPEAAAKALLDEPVPDNFALLVPDPSGAESYPIVGLVWVMIYQNYEDDAKWQALRQVFEWSLGPEGRALAEELLFVPTPDPLVQRIKAVFDTVNAN, encoded by the coding sequence ATGGTTCTCAATCGCAAAGTCCTTTTAGCAGTAGCCTCCCTACCAATACTATTGGGAGCAACCGCCTGCGCTCCCGGTCCCCAAGAAGGAGAAACTCGCGGCCAAAGGATATCCATTAGCGGCGCTGGGGCGACCTTCCCCGCCCCCCTATTTCAACGTTGGTTTGATGCCTATAACCGCCAGGTAGACCCCAACGTACAAGTTAGTTATCAGTCCGTCGGAAGTGGGGCTGGTTTAGAGCAGTACATCAATGGCACAGTAGACTTCGGAGCCAGTGAAGCACCAATCACAGACTCCGCCACTCGCACAGAATCCTTCATCGCCGCCCACGGTCACGATCCCATTCAACTTCCCTTAACCGGAGGGTTTGTTTCCTTCTCCTATAACCTACCCGGAGTTGAGAACCTCCAACTGAGACTATCTCGGCAAGCCTACTGTGGTATCGTGACCGGACAGATTACCCAATGGACTGATCCGGCGATCGCCGCCGATAACCCCAACCTCAATCTTCCTAACCTACCCATTATCTTCGCTCATCGTTCCGACGGTAGTGGAACCACCTTTGTATTTACTAACCACATCAATACAGTCTGTCCTGACTGGCCTGCTGGTGTCGGCACCTCCGTAGACTGGCCTATAGGTATTGGTGGTCAAGGAAACGAAGGTGTAGCCGCGGCCATTCAGCAAAACGAGGGAGCCATTGGATTCCTATCTTATGCCTACGCAGCCCTCAACAACATTGACTCAGCTTTAATCGAAAACCAAGCCGGAAACTTTATCACCCCATCTCCAGAAGCAGCAGCTAAAGCCTTACTTGATGAACCCGTACCCGATAACTTTGCTTTGCTAGTTCCTGACCCCTCCGGTGCTGAGTCTTACCCCATTGTCGGTCTAGTTTGGGTAATGATCTATCAAAACTATGAAGACGATGCCAAATGGCAAGCTCTGCGTCAGGTTTTTGAATGGTCTTTAGGTCCAGAAGGCAGAGCCTTAGCAGAAGAACTCCTTTTTGTTCCCACCCCCGATCCTTTAGTACAAAGGATTAAAGCTGTCTTTGACACCGTAAATGCCAACTAA
- a CDS encoding biotin transporter BioY, which yields MIPPVEFLWAIIGVLLTIGGTFLEAFVTDPSSLWSQPNIQIHSLGVTYQIGAVLLVGCMGGKNAAAMSQIAYLALGLTVLPVFSQGGGFGYLAEPTFGYLLGFVPGGWVCGFLAFRNHPKLELLGFSCLCGLITIHLVGILYLVATHLMNDVGDRIIPLMTAIHSYSLTPLGGQLAVACAVTVISYVLRGLMFY from the coding sequence TTGATACCACCAGTTGAATTTTTATGGGCGATCATTGGCGTACTTCTGACTATCGGTGGCACCTTCTTGGAAGCGTTTGTCACCGACCCCTCTAGCCTTTGGAGTCAGCCTAACATTCAGATACATTCCTTGGGTGTTACCTATCAGATCGGAGCAGTTCTACTGGTGGGGTGTATGGGGGGAAAAAATGCGGCGGCTATGTCTCAAATTGCCTATCTAGCCTTGGGTTTGACGGTTTTACCTGTTTTTTCCCAAGGCGGCGGCTTTGGCTACCTCGCAGAGCCTACCTTTGGCTATCTATTGGGTTTTGTTCCCGGTGGTTGGGTCTGTGGTTTTTTGGCTTTTCGTAATCATCCTAAGTTGGAATTGCTGGGATTTAGCTGTCTGTGTGGATTGATTACTATTCACTTGGTGGGGATACTTTATCTGGTTGCTACTCATTTGATGAATGATGTAGGCGATCGCATAATTCCACTCATGACGGCTATTCACAGCTATTCTCTTACTCCCCTCGGTGGTCAGTTGGCTGTGGCTTGTGCGGTAACTGTTATATCCTATGTCCTCCGGGGGTTAATGTTTTATTAA
- the pstC gene encoding phosphate ABC transporter permease subunit PstC, translating into MTLVDPSNQFTSRSLEKRTSTIRVIDIGFWGLTLLLAIGAGAVLLWVILQTAIEATPAIRQFGLGFLVNTTWNPVTNVYGVLPQIYGTLVTAFIALVIAVPLGIGVAVFLTEGFAPKWVTTPIAFAIELIVAIPSVVLGIWGIFILIPMIRPVFRFLNSNFGWIPLFGGATPSGNNLLLVGLVLSIMIVPIIISITRSTFEVLPRDLRNGSLALGATRWETILRVLIPAGLSGIISSVMLGMGRAMGETMVAAMLVGNANRINISWLQPGSTITGLIASQFGEAGRTQVAALMYAGLVLMILSLVVNILAELVIRRFQNIE; encoded by the coding sequence ATGACCCTGGTTGATCCATCAAATCAATTCACTAGCCGTAGCCTGGAAAAACGAACCAGCACCATTAGAGTCATCGATATCGGCTTCTGGGGATTAACCCTACTCCTGGCTATTGGTGCCGGAGCCGTTTTACTTTGGGTAATCCTACAAACAGCGATCGAAGCTACCCCCGCCATTCGCCAATTTGGTCTCGGTTTTTTAGTCAATACAACCTGGAACCCTGTAACCAACGTATATGGCGTGCTACCCCAAATTTATGGAACCTTAGTTACCGCCTTTATCGCTCTAGTAATTGCTGTTCCCCTCGGCATTGGGGTCGCTGTCTTCCTCACCGAAGGATTTGCTCCCAAATGGGTGACAACTCCCATCGCTTTTGCGATCGAGCTAATTGTAGCCATTCCTAGTGTGGTTTTAGGCATTTGGGGCATTTTTATCCTCATTCCCATGATCAGACCCGTTTTTAGATTTCTCAACAGCAACTTCGGTTGGATTCCCCTTTTTGGTGGTGCTACCCCCTCCGGTAATAACCTCTTACTGGTCGGTTTAGTCCTATCCATTATGATCGTCCCCATTATCATCTCGATTACCCGTAGCACCTTTGAAGTTTTACCCAGAGACCTCCGCAATGGTTCCCTCGCTTTAGGAGCCACCCGCTGGGAAACTATTCTCAGAGTCCTTATCCCCGCTGGCTTATCTGGGATTATCAGTTCCGTCATGTTGGGAATGGGTCGCGCTATGGGTGAAACTATGGTAGCCGCCATGCTAGTCGGTAACGCCAACCGCATTAACATATCATGGTTACAGCCCGGATCAACCATTACAGGTCTCATCGCCTCCCAGTTTGGCGAAGCCGGACGCACCCAAGTAGCCGCTCTCATGTATGCAGGTTTAGTCCTGATGATCCTATCCCTGGTCGTCAATATCTTGGCAGAACTCGTCATTCGTCGATTTCAGAATATTGAGTAA
- the lspA gene encoding signal peptidase II has protein sequence MGFKKNSTFWIAATISLVIDHLTKFWVVQTFELTTPPQTVPILPGIFHITYVVNTGAAFSLFSNGGVYWLRWLSLLVSLGLMLWAWFGPRLISWEQWGYGLILGGALGNGIDRFVSGHVVDFFDFRLIQFPVFNVADISINVGIICLLIAAFQPHSHP, from the coding sequence ATGGGATTTAAAAAAAACTCGACTTTTTGGATAGCTGCAACTATCAGTTTGGTGATAGATCATTTGACTAAGTTTTGGGTCGTGCAGACTTTTGAGTTGACTACCCCTCCCCAAACTGTCCCCATTTTACCCGGTATTTTTCATATTACATATGTCGTTAATACTGGGGCGGCTTTTAGTTTGTTCAGCAATGGCGGTGTTTATTGGCTGCGTTGGTTGTCTCTGCTGGTTAGTCTGGGATTAATGCTTTGGGCTTGGTTTGGCCCTCGGCTCATTTCCTGGGAACAGTGGGGATATGGTTTGATTCTTGGCGGCGCTTTGGGTAACGGTATCGATCGCTTTGTTTCTGGTCATGTGGTCGATTTCTTCGATTTCCGCCTGATTCAATTTCCTGTGTTTAATGTCGCTGATATTTCTATTAATGTCGGGATTATCTGTTTGCTGATCGCTGCTTTTCAGCCCCATTCTCACCCATAA
- the mutL gene encoding DNA mismatch repair endonuclease MutL → MIKGLPGYRYTVNSIKILSEEVVDLIAAGEVIDSVAAVVRELVENAIDAKATRISVSLWPQQWRIEVADNGEGMNLANLKLAALAHSTSKIATARDLLKISSLGFRGEALHSIAQLSDLEILSRPGFSSSPSSGWRVVYNHQGETEMVEAVAIAPGTVVRVSNLFANWSSRRTAGPTATQQLRGAQLLLQQIALCHPQVTWQIHQNDRPWLRFGPAMTTQQMLPEFIRGIRAGDLQYLKMDVDPPESLEECHQNLSKSWLEVVIGLPDRASRGRKDWVKIGVNGRMVRSPELEPTILSAFARTCGRDRYPICFVHLHIDPALIDWNRHPSKAEIYLHYLKHWQDQIHLAIAQTLKLNPESLSAGVNPIEKLLRVSEDTASYRTRPTPLESAENPQRIDVPKLKAIGQIHNTYIVAEHPEGLWLVEQHIAHERVIYEQLCRRWQVIPLSTPIILANLSEAQLEQLTRLNLEVDPFGEGLWAIRSAPEILCDRPDCQEALIELSHGGDLQAAQVATACRSAIRNGTPLSLTEMQTLLDQWVTTRSPRTCPHGRPIFLSLEESSLARFFRRSWVIGKSHGL, encoded by the coding sequence GTGATCAAAGGTTTACCAGGTTATAGATATACTGTGAACTCCATTAAAATCCTGTCAGAAGAAGTCGTTGACCTGATAGCCGCAGGAGAAGTGATAGACTCAGTGGCGGCGGTGGTGCGGGAATTGGTAGAAAATGCCATTGATGCGAAGGCGACGCGGATATCAGTTTCTCTATGGCCGCAACAATGGCGAATTGAGGTGGCAGATAATGGGGAGGGTATGAATTTAGCCAACCTGAAACTAGCTGCCCTGGCTCATAGTACCAGTAAAATTGCGACAGCAAGGGATTTATTAAAGATTAGCAGTTTAGGGTTTCGGGGAGAAGCGCTGCACAGTATCGCGCAACTGTCTGATTTAGAGATTCTCAGTCGCCCTGGTTTTTCCTCGTCCCCAAGTTCAGGATGGCGGGTAGTGTATAACCATCAGGGAGAGACGGAAATGGTGGAAGCGGTGGCGATCGCACCTGGTACTGTAGTAAGAGTGAGTAATCTGTTTGCTAACTGGTCTTCGCGCCGCACAGCCGGACCGACAGCGACCCAACAATTGCGGGGGGCGCAGCTGTTGTTACAACAGATAGCGCTGTGTCATCCCCAGGTGACATGGCAAATTCACCAAAACGATCGCCCCTGGCTCAGGTTTGGGCCAGCCATGACCACCCAACAGATGCTACCAGAATTTATTAGGGGTATCAGGGCGGGGGATCTGCAATATCTGAAAATGGATGTAGACCCCCCCGAATCGCTGGAAGAGTGCCATCAAAACCTATCGAAATCATGGTTAGAGGTGGTGATTGGCCTGCCCGATCGCGCTTCACGTGGCCGCAAGGATTGGGTTAAGATAGGAGTTAATGGTCGTATGGTGCGATCGCCCGAATTGGAGCCTACGATATTATCGGCTTTTGCTCGTACCTGTGGGCGCGATCGCTATCCGATTTGTTTTGTGCATCTGCATATCGACCCCGCCTTAATTGATTGGAATCGCCATCCTAGCAAAGCCGAGATTTATTTACATTATCTCAAACACTGGCAAGATCAAATTCACCTAGCCATTGCTCAGACTCTCAAGCTGAACCCAGAAAGTCTCTCAGCGGGGGTTAATCCCATCGAGAAGCTGTTGCGCGTCTCGGAAGATACTGCCTCATACCGAACCCGCCCCACCCCCCTAGAATCAGCGGAAAACCCCCAGAGAATTGATGTTCCCAAACTAAAAGCGATCGGTCAAATTCACAATACCTATATTGTGGCCGAACACCCAGAGGGTTTGTGGTTAGTAGAACAACACATTGCCCACGAAAGGGTAATTTATGAACAATTATGCAGGCGTTGGCAAGTAATCCCCCTGTCAACTCCGATCATCTTAGCGAATTTGTCCGAGGCGCAACTAGAACAACTAACCCGCCTCAATTTGGAAGTTGACCCCTTTGGGGAGGGACTCTGGGCCATCCGCAGCGCCCCAGAAATTCTGTGCGATCGCCCAGACTGTCAAGAAGCGCTGATTGAACTAAGCCATGGCGGCGATTTACAGGCCGCCCAAGTAGCCACCGCTTGCCGCAGTGCCATTCGCAACGGCACGCCCCTAAGTTTAACCGAAATGCAAACCCTATTAGATCAATGGGTGACTACCCGTTCCCCCCGGACTTGTCCCCACGGTCGTCCGATTTTCCTAAGTTTAGAGGAATCTTCCCTAGCCCGATTTTTCCGTCGCAGTTGGGTGATTGGCAAAAGTCATGGCCTATGA
- the bioB gene encoding biotin synthase BioB → MVQALPSTNRQSQLNAESWSLTPTGQTTEQLLQWLNSLADRVIGGDRIGREEAIALTKIEGNDHILLLCEAADRVRQACCGIMVDLCSIINVKSGNCSENCSFCSQSVHHPGENSPIYGLKSPEEILAQAKAAEEAGAKRFCLVSQGRGIKYNSPKSSEFEQILETVRRIQAETSIKPCCALGEITPEQAQALAQAGVTRYNHNLESSESFYGNIVTTHSWHDRVETVKNIKAAGIQACTGGIIGMGESWEDRVDLALALRELEVESVPINLLNPREGTPLGGRSRLDPYQALKAIAIFRLLLPEQILRYAGGREAVMGELQGLGLKAGINAMLIGHYLTTMGQPPESDRAMLESLGLEGGEAPIPGQKPNHKHQTKTSV, encoded by the coding sequence GTGGTTCAAGCACTGCCATCAACTAACCGTCAGTCCCAACTCAATGCTGAGTCTTGGTCGCTTACACCTACGGGTCAGACAACAGAGCAACTATTGCAGTGGCTCAATTCCCTGGCTGACCGGGTAATTGGGGGCGATCGCATTGGTCGAGAAGAGGCGATCGCACTGACTAAGATCGAAGGAAATGATCACATTCTGCTGCTGTGTGAGGCGGCGGACCGAGTACGTCAAGCCTGTTGTGGCATAATGGTAGATTTATGTAGCATTATTAATGTCAAGTCGGGGAACTGTTCGGAAAATTGCAGTTTCTGTTCCCAGTCGGTTCACCACCCTGGGGAAAATTCGCCTATTTATGGGCTAAAATCTCCAGAGGAAATTCTGGCTCAGGCGAAAGCTGCTGAAGAAGCTGGGGCGAAACGGTTTTGTTTGGTTTCTCAGGGACGGGGTATTAAGTACAATAGCCCCAAGTCTAGTGAGTTTGAACAGATCCTAGAGACGGTTCGCCGTATTCAGGCGGAAACTTCCATTAAACCCTGTTGTGCTTTGGGAGAAATTACCCCAGAACAGGCTCAGGCTTTGGCGCAAGCAGGTGTGACTAGGTACAATCACAATCTGGAATCTTCCGAAAGTTTTTACGGTAATATTGTGACGACTCATAGTTGGCACGATCGCGTTGAAACTGTGAAAAATATCAAGGCTGCTGGTATTCAAGCCTGTACGGGTGGCATTATCGGTATGGGGGAAAGCTGGGAAGACCGTGTTGACCTGGCTTTAGCATTGCGGGAACTTGAGGTAGAGTCGGTTCCGATTAATCTACTTAACCCCCGTGAAGGAACCCCTTTGGGGGGGCGCTCCCGTCTTGACCCATATCAAGCACTGAAAGCGATCGCTATTTTTCGCCTGCTCCTCCCAGAGCAAATTTTGCGATATGCAGGGGGACGGGAAGCTGTTATGGGAGAATTACAAGGGTTAGGTCTGAAAGCGGGGATTAATGCCATGCTGATCGGACATTACCTAACTACTATGGGTCAACCTCCCGAAAGCGATCGGGCTATGTTAGAGTCTCTCGGTCTTGAGGGTGGAGAGGCTCCTATTCCCGGACAAAAACCCAACCATAAACACCAGACTAAAACTTCAGTATAA